In Festucalex cinctus isolate MCC-2025b chromosome 5, RoL_Fcin_1.0, whole genome shotgun sequence, a single genomic region encodes these proteins:
- the dbnlb gene encoding drebrin-like b isoform X5 — protein sequence MAVNLSKNGPALTAAYKEVVNEKSDTNWALFTYEGNSNDIRLAEKGDGGLEELVEELNSGKVMYAFCRVQDPNSGLPKYVLINWTGEGVNDARKGLCANHVSSMANFLKGAHVTINARADEDVEPEVIMEKVAKASGANYSFHKETSSRFQDSGPQGPVGSVYQKTNAMSEIRKTNKDTFWAQAEKEEERRRLEERRKADEERQHLEKERKDREVKEAALRDKRDKERAVQIEQQKKYQQQQEAESREQGKPRREQQEEIQAAQKKAVRRGESVEKAHEAASLISQRATNPRDVFKQREKGITPSESNVPSAAPASPQPEEEAPASSPCVQEPLYEDPPQVEENNYEVTAEEAPDRGICARALYDYQAADDTEISFDPDEIITGIEMIDEGWWRGYGPNGHFGMFPANYVELV from the exons ATGGCAGTAAACCTCAGCAAAAATGGCCCCGCGTTAACAGCGGCGTACAAAGAAGTCGTAAATGAAAAATCCGATACCAACTG GGCCTTGTTCACCTATGAGGGAAACAGTAATGACATCCGCCTGGCAGAAAAGGGAG ATGGGGGATTGGAGGAGCTGGTGGAGGAGCTCAACAGCGGAAAAGTGATGTATGCCTTCTGTCGGGTCCAGGACCCAAACTCGGGTCTTCCTAAATATGTCCTCATCAACTGG ACGGGGGAAGGAGTGAATGATGCCAGGAAAGGACTTTGTGCAAATCATGTGAGCTCCATGGCAAACTTTCTTAAG GGGGCCCATGTTACAATAAATGCCCGAGCAGATGAGGATGTCGAACCTGAGGTGATTATGGAGAAGGTGGCCAAGGCCTCAGGAGCCAACTATAGCTTCCACAAAGAAACCTCCAGCCGCTTCCAAGATAGCGGCCCTCAGGGTCCCGTG GGCTCCGTGTACCAGAAGACCAACGCTATGTCTGAAATCCGGAAGACCAACAAGGACACTTTCTGGGCACAGGCGGAG AAAGAGGAGGAGAGACGTCGCCTGGAGGAGCGGCGCAAAGCAGATGAAGAGCGCCAGCATCTGGAGAAAGAGAGGAAAGACCGAGAAGTCAAGGAGGCGGCACTGAGGGACAAACGGGACAAGGAGAGGGCCGTTCAAATAGAGCAACAAAA GAAgtaccagcagcagcaggaggcggAAAGCAGAGAGCAAGGAAAGCCGCGCCGG GAGCAGCAAGAGGAGATCCAGGCAGCCCAGAAGAAAGCAGTCAGACGAGGGGAATCTGTGGAGAAGGCCCAC GAGGCAGCTTCCCTCATCTCTCAGCGCGCAACGAACCCCCGAGACGTGTTCAAGCAGCGAGAGAAGGGAATAACACCCAGTGAATCAAATGTGCCCTCTGCTGCCCCTGCTAGCCCCCAGCCAG aggAAGAAGCGCCAGCCTCCAGCCCCTGTGTCCAGGAGCCTTTATACGAAGACCCCCCTCAG GTTGAGGAGAACAACTACGAGGTGACTGCTGAGGAGGCACCAGATCGAGGAATCTGTGCTCGGGCCTTGTACGATTACCAGGCTG CGGACGATACGGAGATCTCCTTCGACCCCGACGAGATCATCACCGGGATCGAGATGATCGATGAGGGATGGTGGCGAGGTTACGGCCCCAATGGCCATTTTGGGATGTTCCCGGCCAATTACGTCGAGCTGGTGTAA
- the dbnlb gene encoding drebrin-like b isoform X3, with product MAVNLSKNGPALTAAYKEVVNEKSDTNWALFTYEGNSNDIRLAEKGDGGLEELVEELNSGKVMYAFCRVQDPNSGLPKYVLINWTGEGVNDARKGLCANHVSSMANFLKGAHVTINARADEDVEPEVIMEKVAKASGANYSFHKETSSRFQDSGPQGPVGSVYQKTNAMSEIRKTNKDTFWAQAEKEEERRRLEERRKADEERQHLEKERKDREVKEAALRDKRDKERAVQIEQQKKYQQQQEAESREQGKPRREQQEEIQAAQKKAVRRGESVEKAHEAASLISQRATNPRDVFKQREKGITPSESNVPSAAPASPQPGRLQSPFLSKCESERADPPQRQASPVPAVSASPVHATEEEAPASSPCVQEPLYEDPPQVEENNYEVTAEEAPDRGICARALYDYQAADDTEISFDPDEIITGIEMIDEGWWRGYGPNGHFGMFPANYVELV from the exons ATGGCAGTAAACCTCAGCAAAAATGGCCCCGCGTTAACAGCGGCGTACAAAGAAGTCGTAAATGAAAAATCCGATACCAACTG GGCCTTGTTCACCTATGAGGGAAACAGTAATGACATCCGCCTGGCAGAAAAGGGAG ATGGGGGATTGGAGGAGCTGGTGGAGGAGCTCAACAGCGGAAAAGTGATGTATGCCTTCTGTCGGGTCCAGGACCCAAACTCGGGTCTTCCTAAATATGTCCTCATCAACTGG ACGGGGGAAGGAGTGAATGATGCCAGGAAAGGACTTTGTGCAAATCATGTGAGCTCCATGGCAAACTTTCTTAAG GGGGCCCATGTTACAATAAATGCCCGAGCAGATGAGGATGTCGAACCTGAGGTGATTATGGAGAAGGTGGCCAAGGCCTCAGGAGCCAACTATAGCTTCCACAAAGAAACCTCCAGCCGCTTCCAAGATAGCGGCCCTCAGGGTCCCGTG GGCTCCGTGTACCAGAAGACCAACGCTATGTCTGAAATCCGGAAGACCAACAAGGACACTTTCTGGGCACAGGCGGAG AAAGAGGAGGAGAGACGTCGCCTGGAGGAGCGGCGCAAAGCAGATGAAGAGCGCCAGCATCTGGAGAAAGAGAGGAAAGACCGAGAAGTCAAGGAGGCGGCACTGAGGGACAAACGGGACAAGGAGAGGGCCGTTCAAATAGAGCAACAAAA GAAgtaccagcagcagcaggaggcggAAAGCAGAGAGCAAGGAAAGCCGCGCCGG GAGCAGCAAGAGGAGATCCAGGCAGCCCAGAAGAAAGCAGTCAGACGAGGGGAATCTGTGGAGAAGGCCCAC GAGGCAGCTTCCCTCATCTCTCAGCGCGCAACGAACCCCCGAGACGTGTTCAAGCAGCGAGAGAAGGGAATAACACCCAGTGAATCAAATGTGCCCTCTGCTGCCCCTGCTAGCCCCCAGCCAG GGCGCCTGCAAAGCCCATTTCTGTCTAAGTGTGAAAGCGAGCGGGCCGACCCCCCTCAGCGTCAAGCCTCCCCGGTGCCGGCAGTCTCCGCCTCCCCTGTCCACGCCACAG aggAAGAAGCGCCAGCCTCCAGCCCCTGTGTCCAGGAGCCTTTATACGAAGACCCCCCTCAG GTTGAGGAGAACAACTACGAGGTGACTGCTGAGGAGGCACCAGATCGAGGAATCTGTGCTCGGGCCTTGTACGATTACCAGGCTG CGGACGATACGGAGATCTCCTTCGACCCCGACGAGATCATCACCGGGATCGAGATGATCGATGAGGGATGGTGGCGAGGTTACGGCCCCAATGGCCATTTTGGGATGTTCCCGGCCAATTACGTCGAGCTGGTGTAA
- the dbnlb gene encoding drebrin-like b isoform X2, whose protein sequence is MAVNLSKNGPALTAAYKEVVNEKSDTNWALFTYEGNSNDIRLAEKGDGGLEELVEELNSGKVMYAFCRVQDPNSGLPKYVLINWTGEGVNDARKGLCANHVSSMANFLKGAHVTINARADEDVEPEVIMEKVAKASGANYSFHKETSSRFQDSGPQGPVGSVYQKTNAMSEIRKTNKDTFWAQAEKEEERRRLEERRKADEERQHLEKERKDREVKEAALRDKRDKERAVQIEQQKKYQQQQEAESREQGKPRREQQEEIQAAQKKAVRRGESVEKAHEAASLISQRATNPRDVFKQREKGITPSESNVPSAAPASPQPGRLQSPFLSKCESERADPPQRQASPVPAVSASPVHATEPDVDDGQSRCEYDEPEAAPEEQLKEEEAPASSPCVQEPLYEDPPQVEENNYEVTAEEAPDRGICARALYDYQAADDTEISFDPDEIITGIEMIDEGWWRGYGPNGHFGMFPANYVELV, encoded by the exons ATGGCAGTAAACCTCAGCAAAAATGGCCCCGCGTTAACAGCGGCGTACAAAGAAGTCGTAAATGAAAAATCCGATACCAACTG GGCCTTGTTCACCTATGAGGGAAACAGTAATGACATCCGCCTGGCAGAAAAGGGAG ATGGGGGATTGGAGGAGCTGGTGGAGGAGCTCAACAGCGGAAAAGTGATGTATGCCTTCTGTCGGGTCCAGGACCCAAACTCGGGTCTTCCTAAATATGTCCTCATCAACTGG ACGGGGGAAGGAGTGAATGATGCCAGGAAAGGACTTTGTGCAAATCATGTGAGCTCCATGGCAAACTTTCTTAAG GGGGCCCATGTTACAATAAATGCCCGAGCAGATGAGGATGTCGAACCTGAGGTGATTATGGAGAAGGTGGCCAAGGCCTCAGGAGCCAACTATAGCTTCCACAAAGAAACCTCCAGCCGCTTCCAAGATAGCGGCCCTCAGGGTCCCGTG GGCTCCGTGTACCAGAAGACCAACGCTATGTCTGAAATCCGGAAGACCAACAAGGACACTTTCTGGGCACAGGCGGAG AAAGAGGAGGAGAGACGTCGCCTGGAGGAGCGGCGCAAAGCAGATGAAGAGCGCCAGCATCTGGAGAAAGAGAGGAAAGACCGAGAAGTCAAGGAGGCGGCACTGAGGGACAAACGGGACAAGGAGAGGGCCGTTCAAATAGAGCAACAAAA GAAgtaccagcagcagcaggaggcggAAAGCAGAGAGCAAGGAAAGCCGCGCCGG GAGCAGCAAGAGGAGATCCAGGCAGCCCAGAAGAAAGCAGTCAGACGAGGGGAATCTGTGGAGAAGGCCCAC GAGGCAGCTTCCCTCATCTCTCAGCGCGCAACGAACCCCCGAGACGTGTTCAAGCAGCGAGAGAAGGGAATAACACCCAGTGAATCAAATGTGCCCTCTGCTGCCCCTGCTAGCCCCCAGCCAG GGCGCCTGCAAAGCCCATTTCTGTCTAAGTGTGAAAGCGAGCGGGCCGACCCCCCTCAGCGTCAAGCCTCCCCGGTGCCGGCAGTCTCCGCCTCCCCTGTCCACGCCACAG AGCCAGATGTGGATGATGGACAGTCCAGGTGTGAGTATGACGAGCCGGAAGCAGCCCCCGAGGAGCAGTTGAAAG aggAAGAAGCGCCAGCCTCCAGCCCCTGTGTCCAGGAGCCTTTATACGAAGACCCCCCTCAG GTTGAGGAGAACAACTACGAGGTGACTGCTGAGGAGGCACCAGATCGAGGAATCTGTGCTCGGGCCTTGTACGATTACCAGGCTG CGGACGATACGGAGATCTCCTTCGACCCCGACGAGATCATCACCGGGATCGAGATGATCGATGAGGGATGGTGGCGAGGTTACGGCCCCAATGGCCATTTTGGGATGTTCCCGGCCAATTACGTCGAGCTGGTGTAA
- the ube2d4 gene encoding ubiquitin-conjugating enzyme E2 D4 isoform X1: protein MALKRIQKELSDLQRDPPAQCSAGPVGDDLFHWQATIMGPSDSPYQNGVFFLTIHFPTDYPFKPPKVAFTTKIYHPNINSNGSICLDILRSQWSPALTVSKVLLSICSLLCDPNPDDPLVPEIAHTYKADREKYNKLAREWTQKYAM, encoded by the exons ATGGCGTTGAAAAGAATTCAGAAG GAGCTGTCCGACTTGCAGAGGGACCCCCCTGCTCAGTGCTCTGCTGGACCAGTTGGAGATGATT tGTTTCATTGGCAAGCAACGATAATGGGTCCG AGTGACAGCCCCTATCAGaatggagtgtttttccttaccATCCACTTCCCCACAGATTATCCATTCAAACCACCAAAA GTTGCATTTACAACAAAGATTTACCACCCTAATATTAACAGCAATGGGAGTATTTGTCTGGACATACTGAGATCACAGTGGTCACCTGCATTAACAGTATCAAAAG TATTATTATCAATCTGCTCCCTTCTTTGTGACCCAAACCCCGATGACCCTTTGGTGCCAGAGATCGCTCACACATACAAGGCCGACAGGGAAAA GTACAACAAATTAGCAAGAGAATGGACGCAGAAGTACGCAATGTGA
- the dbnlb gene encoding drebrin-like b isoform X1 — protein MAVNLSKNGPALTAAYKEVVNEKSDTNWALFTYEGNSNDIRLAEKGDGGLEELVEELNSGKVMYAFCRVQDPNSGLPKYVLINWTGEGVNDARKGLCANHVSSMANFLKGAHVTINARADEDVEPEVIMEKVAKASGANYSFHKETSSRFQDSGPQGPVGSVYQKTNAMSEIRKTNKDTFWAQAEKEEERRRLEERRKADEERQHLEKERKDREVKEAALRDKRDKERAVQIEQQKKYQQQQEAESREQGKPRREQQEEIQAAQKKAVRRGESVEKAHEAASLISQRATNPRDVFKQREKGITPSESNVPSAAPASPQPGRLQSPFLSKCESERADPPQRQASPVPAVSASPVHATGVSLHTQHEPDVDDGQSRCEYDEPEAAPEEQLKEEEAPASSPCVQEPLYEDPPQVEENNYEVTAEEAPDRGICARALYDYQAADDTEISFDPDEIITGIEMIDEGWWRGYGPNGHFGMFPANYVELV, from the exons ATGGCAGTAAACCTCAGCAAAAATGGCCCCGCGTTAACAGCGGCGTACAAAGAAGTCGTAAATGAAAAATCCGATACCAACTG GGCCTTGTTCACCTATGAGGGAAACAGTAATGACATCCGCCTGGCAGAAAAGGGAG ATGGGGGATTGGAGGAGCTGGTGGAGGAGCTCAACAGCGGAAAAGTGATGTATGCCTTCTGTCGGGTCCAGGACCCAAACTCGGGTCTTCCTAAATATGTCCTCATCAACTGG ACGGGGGAAGGAGTGAATGATGCCAGGAAAGGACTTTGTGCAAATCATGTGAGCTCCATGGCAAACTTTCTTAAG GGGGCCCATGTTACAATAAATGCCCGAGCAGATGAGGATGTCGAACCTGAGGTGATTATGGAGAAGGTGGCCAAGGCCTCAGGAGCCAACTATAGCTTCCACAAAGAAACCTCCAGCCGCTTCCAAGATAGCGGCCCTCAGGGTCCCGTG GGCTCCGTGTACCAGAAGACCAACGCTATGTCTGAAATCCGGAAGACCAACAAGGACACTTTCTGGGCACAGGCGGAG AAAGAGGAGGAGAGACGTCGCCTGGAGGAGCGGCGCAAAGCAGATGAAGAGCGCCAGCATCTGGAGAAAGAGAGGAAAGACCGAGAAGTCAAGGAGGCGGCACTGAGGGACAAACGGGACAAGGAGAGGGCCGTTCAAATAGAGCAACAAAA GAAgtaccagcagcagcaggaggcggAAAGCAGAGAGCAAGGAAAGCCGCGCCGG GAGCAGCAAGAGGAGATCCAGGCAGCCCAGAAGAAAGCAGTCAGACGAGGGGAATCTGTGGAGAAGGCCCAC GAGGCAGCTTCCCTCATCTCTCAGCGCGCAACGAACCCCCGAGACGTGTTCAAGCAGCGAGAGAAGGGAATAACACCCAGTGAATCAAATGTGCCCTCTGCTGCCCCTGCTAGCCCCCAGCCAG GGCGCCTGCAAAGCCCATTTCTGTCTAAGTGTGAAAGCGAGCGGGCCGACCCCCCTCAGCGTCAAGCCTCCCCGGTGCCGGCAGTCTCCGCCTCCCCTGTCCACGCCACAGGTGTGAGCTTACACACACAACATG AGCCAGATGTGGATGATGGACAGTCCAGGTGTGAGTATGACGAGCCGGAAGCAGCCCCCGAGGAGCAGTTGAAAG aggAAGAAGCGCCAGCCTCCAGCCCCTGTGTCCAGGAGCCTTTATACGAAGACCCCCCTCAG GTTGAGGAGAACAACTACGAGGTGACTGCTGAGGAGGCACCAGATCGAGGAATCTGTGCTCGGGCCTTGTACGATTACCAGGCTG CGGACGATACGGAGATCTCCTTCGACCCCGACGAGATCATCACCGGGATCGAGATGATCGATGAGGGATGGTGGCGAGGTTACGGCCCCAATGGCCATTTTGGGATGTTCCCGGCCAATTACGTCGAGCTGGTGTAA
- the dbnlb gene encoding drebrin-like b isoform X4 codes for MAVNLSKNGPALTAAYKEVVNEKSDTNWALFTYEGNSNDIRLAEKGDGGLEELVEELNSGKVMYAFCRVQDPNSGLPKYVLINWTGEGVNDARKGLCANHVSSMANFLKGAHVTINARADEDVEPEVIMEKVAKASGANYSFHKETSSRFQDSGPQGPVGSVYQKTNAMSEIRKTNKDTFWAQAEKEEERRRLEERRKADEERQHLEKERKDREVKEAALRDKRDKERAVQIEQQKKYQQQQEAESREQGKPRREQQEEIQAAQKKAVRRGESVEKAHEAASLISQRATNPRDVFKQREKGITPSESNVPSAAPASPQPEPDVDDGQSRCEYDEPEAAPEEQLKEEEAPASSPCVQEPLYEDPPQVEENNYEVTAEEAPDRGICARALYDYQAADDTEISFDPDEIITGIEMIDEGWWRGYGPNGHFGMFPANYVELV; via the exons ATGGCAGTAAACCTCAGCAAAAATGGCCCCGCGTTAACAGCGGCGTACAAAGAAGTCGTAAATGAAAAATCCGATACCAACTG GGCCTTGTTCACCTATGAGGGAAACAGTAATGACATCCGCCTGGCAGAAAAGGGAG ATGGGGGATTGGAGGAGCTGGTGGAGGAGCTCAACAGCGGAAAAGTGATGTATGCCTTCTGTCGGGTCCAGGACCCAAACTCGGGTCTTCCTAAATATGTCCTCATCAACTGG ACGGGGGAAGGAGTGAATGATGCCAGGAAAGGACTTTGTGCAAATCATGTGAGCTCCATGGCAAACTTTCTTAAG GGGGCCCATGTTACAATAAATGCCCGAGCAGATGAGGATGTCGAACCTGAGGTGATTATGGAGAAGGTGGCCAAGGCCTCAGGAGCCAACTATAGCTTCCACAAAGAAACCTCCAGCCGCTTCCAAGATAGCGGCCCTCAGGGTCCCGTG GGCTCCGTGTACCAGAAGACCAACGCTATGTCTGAAATCCGGAAGACCAACAAGGACACTTTCTGGGCACAGGCGGAG AAAGAGGAGGAGAGACGTCGCCTGGAGGAGCGGCGCAAAGCAGATGAAGAGCGCCAGCATCTGGAGAAAGAGAGGAAAGACCGAGAAGTCAAGGAGGCGGCACTGAGGGACAAACGGGACAAGGAGAGGGCCGTTCAAATAGAGCAACAAAA GAAgtaccagcagcagcaggaggcggAAAGCAGAGAGCAAGGAAAGCCGCGCCGG GAGCAGCAAGAGGAGATCCAGGCAGCCCAGAAGAAAGCAGTCAGACGAGGGGAATCTGTGGAGAAGGCCCAC GAGGCAGCTTCCCTCATCTCTCAGCGCGCAACGAACCCCCGAGACGTGTTCAAGCAGCGAGAGAAGGGAATAACACCCAGTGAATCAAATGTGCCCTCTGCTGCCCCTGCTAGCCCCCAGCCAG AGCCAGATGTGGATGATGGACAGTCCAGGTGTGAGTATGACGAGCCGGAAGCAGCCCCCGAGGAGCAGTTGAAAG aggAAGAAGCGCCAGCCTCCAGCCCCTGTGTCCAGGAGCCTTTATACGAAGACCCCCCTCAG GTTGAGGAGAACAACTACGAGGTGACTGCTGAGGAGGCACCAGATCGAGGAATCTGTGCTCGGGCCTTGTACGATTACCAGGCTG CGGACGATACGGAGATCTCCTTCGACCCCGACGAGATCATCACCGGGATCGAGATGATCGATGAGGGATGGTGGCGAGGTTACGGCCCCAATGGCCATTTTGGGATGTTCCCGGCCAATTACGTCGAGCTGGTGTAA
- the ube2d4 gene encoding ubiquitin-conjugating enzyme E2 D4 isoform X2, with the protein MGPSDSPYQNGVFFLTIHFPTDYPFKPPKVAFTTKIYHPNINSNGSICLDILRSQWSPALTVSKVLLSICSLLCDPNPDDPLVPEIAHTYKADREKYNKLAREWTQKYAM; encoded by the exons ATGGGTCCG AGTGACAGCCCCTATCAGaatggagtgtttttccttaccATCCACTTCCCCACAGATTATCCATTCAAACCACCAAAA GTTGCATTTACAACAAAGATTTACCACCCTAATATTAACAGCAATGGGAGTATTTGTCTGGACATACTGAGATCACAGTGGTCACCTGCATTAACAGTATCAAAAG TATTATTATCAATCTGCTCCCTTCTTTGTGACCCAAACCCCGATGACCCTTTGGTGCCAGAGATCGCTCACACATACAAGGCCGACAGGGAAAA GTACAACAAATTAGCAAGAGAATGGACGCAGAAGTACGCAATGTGA